A single window of Silurus meridionalis isolate SWU-2019-XX chromosome 11, ASM1480568v1, whole genome shotgun sequence DNA harbors:
- the kctd7 gene encoding BTB/POZ domain-containing protein KCTD7, with the protein MQQNGAGETPNGDAEQLSFSPAGSVNSAGLLPVAAVSSSSSSSPSSSSSPSSRLRRLTQEARGVPPQPTVMVVFSPVRDIQPAGDSAMSGSDEEKRKAAISTPNRTLPKPGRTLNAPQEFPEVIPLNVGGTFFTTRLSTLRRYEDTMLAAMFSGRHHIPRDAEGRYFIDRDGAYFGDILNFLREGELPQRDRVRSVHREAQYYSIGPLLESLEDRQPLTGEKVRQAFLDLLPYYKENLERIVEIAKLRAMQRKARFAKLKICVYKEEMPITPYERPLFNSLRFERSESEAKLFEHHCEVDVSFGPWEAVADVYDLLHCIVSDLAERGITVDQQCIGVCDKHLINHYYCKRPIYEFKITWW; encoded by the exons ATGCAGCAGAATGGAGCAGGCGAGACGCCGAACGGAGATGCAGAACAACTGTCCTTCAGTCCCGCAGGCTCCGTTAACTCGGCTGGTCTGCTGCCTGTGGCCGCTGtgtcttcatcctcctcctcctcaccatcatcttcatcatcaccatcatcacggCTGAGGAGGCTGACTCAGGAGGCCCGCGGAGTTCCTCCTCAGCCCACAGTCATGGTGGTGTTCTCGCCTGTGAGGGACATCCAGCCCGCGGGAGACTCCGCCATGTCCGGTTCTGATGAGGAGAAACGCAAAGCAGCAATTTCTACTCCGAACAGAACTTTACCGAAACCTGGGCGCACCTTGAACGCACCCCAGGAG TTTCCTGAGGTGATTCCTCTGAATGTAGGAGGGACGTTCTTCACCACGCGTCTCTCCACGCTGCGGCGGTACGAGGACACCATGCTGGCCGCCATGTTCAGCGGACGGCACCACATCCCCCGAGACGCAGAGGGACGATACTTCATCGATCGAGACGGAGCTTATTTtgg agacATCCTGAACTTCCTGCGTGAGGGTGAGTTGCCTCAGAGGGACCGGGTTCGATCCGTACACAGAGAGGCTCAGTATTACTCCATTGGGCCTCTGTTAGAGAGTCTGGAGGACAGACAGCCGCTGACCGGAGAGAAAGTCCGCCAGGCGTTCCTCGACCTCCTGCCTTATTATAAAG AGAACCTGGAGCGGATTGTGGAGATCGCGAAGCTGCGTGCGATGCAGAGGAAAGCTCGCTTCGCCAAGCTGAAGATCTGCGTGTATAAGGAGGAGATGCCCATCACTCCGTACGAGCGCCCGCTCTTTAATTCCCTGCGCTTCGAGCGCTCCGAGAGTGAGGCCAAGCTGTTCGAGCACCACTGCGAGGTGGACGTGTCGTTCGGGCCGTGGGAGGCCGTAGCTGACGTGTACGACCTGCTGCACTGCATCGTGAGCGACTTGGCCGAGCGCGGCATCACCGTCGACCAGCAGTGCATCGGAGTGTGCGACAAACACCTCATCAACCACTACTACTGCAAAAGACCCATCTATGAGTTTAAGATCACCTGGTGGTGA
- the LOC124393749 gene encoding dnaJ homolog subfamily C member 30, mitochondrial yields the protein MEVCAVFRAGRRYGVSPGRCVNVWRSYRTLSTEEIPLYRMKSAYYDILQVSPSATQAQIKTAYYKQSFIYHPDKNAGSEHAASRFSQISEAYSVLGNKTLRKKYDGGFLSEADVRGSSRPAATKDMTSGSSSHVQRNRRSPEVTAQSQTVFDFDTFYREHYGEQLQRQKHIRARLQEIKRQKEEAFQDRKLGLASEIAVGVMLAVAAAILFGMKSKG from the coding sequence ATGGAAGTGTGCGCAGTGTTTCGAGCAGGCCGCAGGTACGGCGTATCACCTGGCAGGTGTGTAAACGTGTGGCGATCGTACAGAACCTTGAGCACTGAGGAAATCCCACTATACCGAATGAAAAGTGCTTATTACGACATTCTGCAGGTTTCTCCGAGCGCCACTCAGGCGCAGATCAAGACTGCGTACTATAAACAGTCCTTCATTTACCATCCGGATAAAAACGCAGGCAGCGAACACGCCGCGTCGCGATTCTCCCAGATCAGCGAGGCCTACAGCGTGCTGGGGAATAAAACCTTACGCAAGAAGTACGACGGCGGGTTTCTGAGCGAGGCCGACGTGCGGGGATCCAGCAGACCCGCTGCGACCAAAGACATGACGAGCGGATCCTCGAGCCACGTCCAGAGGAACCGGCGCTCCCCGGAGGTCACTGCTCAATCGCAGACGGTGTTCGATTTCGACACTTTTTACCGCGAGCACTACGGAGAGCAGCTGCAGCGACAGAAACACATCCGAGCTCGACTTCAGGAGATCAAGAGGCAGAAAGAAGAAGCGTTTCAGGACAGAAAACTGGGCCTCGCGTCTGAAATAGCTGTAGGCGTCATGCTAGCTGTCGCAGCGGCCATACTGTTCGGTATGAAGTCAAAGGGATGA
- the rabgef1 gene encoding rab5 GDP/GTP exchange factor isoform X1 — protein MSQRSERRGIHVDQSELLCKKGCGYYGNAAWQGLCSKCWREEYQRARQKQIQEDWELAEKLQREEDAAYASSHVPPSQSSLTPFSKFEEKKTNEKTRKVTTVKKFFSPSSRSNTKKEKEWNEESEKGKERQREGREQVQGRRESHGEMLLRDLKGIFTHSLERGFPTEESHEAKSHSPSFARRSSVETDQVSREFVDFLRSLKPGREIHKQSRAFVESMGNKKDLGADELSECVQDFYQNMSDRLLTHFKGSSEKVERVMDQVEKYIMTRLYKSMFCPETTDDEKKDLSTQHRIRALHWVTIQMLCVPVDEEIPEAADSVVKAITDIIEMDSKRVPRDKLACITSCSKHIFNAIMVTKKEPASADDFLPTLIYIVLKANPPRLQSNIQYITRFCNPSRLMSGEDGYYFTNLCCAVAFIEKLDAHSLNLSVEDFERYMCGGSGSGDESPCRRSEPPSQWLLEPLSALQDRQQRVLEEAQDLQIEIQRWQESVSREVQDIISKYPLEIKRQAAHAIDCENEENDRLPPPLQPQVFTT, from the exons ATGAGTCAGAGATCTGAAAGGCGAGGGATCCATGTGGATcagtcagagctgctgtgtAAGAAAGGCTGTGGTTATTATGGAAACGCGGCATGGCAGGGGCTGTGCTCGAAGTGCTGGAGGGAGGAGTACCAGCGTGCACGACAGAAACAGATCCAGGAGGACTGGGAACTGGCTGAGAA gTTACAGAGGGAAGAGGACGCAGCTTACGCCAGCAGTCACGTCCCTCCGTCTCAGTCCTCTCTCACGCCCTTCTCCAAGTTCGAGGAGAAAAAGACCAACGAGAAAACACGCAAAGTGACGACGGTGAAGAAGTTCTTCAGTCCATCTTCACGGAGCAACACGAAGAAAG AGAAAGAGTGGAATGAGGAGAGTGAGAAAGGCAAAGAGAGGCAGAGGGAGGGAAGAGAGCAGGTGCAGGGAAGGAGGGAGAGTCATGGAGAGATGCTGCTGCGAGATCTGAAGGGCATTTTTACACACTCGTTGGAGCGCGGCTTTCCGACCGAAG AGAGTCATGAAGCGAAATCTCACAGCCCTTCGTTTGCTCGTCGGTCAAGTGTGGAGACGGATCAGGTATCCAGGGAGTTTGTGGATTTCCTGAGGAGTCTGAAACCAGGAAGAGAAATTCACAAACAGAGCCGAGCCTTTGTGGAGAGCATGGGGAATAAAAag gaccTCGGTGCTGATGAGCTCTCAGAGTGTGTGCAGGATTTCTACCAGAACATGTCTGATCGTCTCCTCACTCACTTCAAAG gttcCTCTGAGAAGGTGGAGCGAGTGATGGACCAGGTGGAGAAGTACATCATGACTCGTCTCTATAAGAGTATGTTCTGTCCTGAGACCACTGATGACGAGAAGAAAGATCTGAGTACGCAGCACCGAATCCG GGCATTACATTGGGTGACCATCCAGATGTTATGTGTTCCTGTGGATGAAGAAATTCCAGAAGCAGCTGATAGTGTAGTGAAGGCCATtacag ATATAATCGAGATGGACTCTAAGCGTGTGCCCAGAGATAAACTGGCCTGCATCACCAGCTGCAGCAAACACATCTTCAACGCCATCATGGTGACCAAGAAGGAGCCGGCATCAGCCGACGATTTCCTCCCCACCCTGATCTACATCGTGCTGAAGGCCAACCCTCCACGCCTTCAGtccaacatccagtacatcacTCGCTTCTGCAACCCCAGCCGACTGATGAGCGGAGAGGACGGCTACTACTTCACCAACCTG TGCTGTGCGGTGGCGTTTATCGAGAAGCTGGACGCTCACTCCCTCAACCTGAGCGTGGAGGATTTTGAGCGCTACATGTGCGGCGGTAGCGGTTCCGGTGACGAATCCCCATGCAGGAGATCCGAACCCCCATCCCAGTGGCTGCTCGAGCCTCTCTCGGCTCTCCAGGACCGTCAGCAGCGGGTTCTGGAGGAGGCGCAGGATCTGCAGATCGAGATCCAGCGCTGGCAGGAGAGTGTGAGTCGCGAGGTGCAGGACATCATCAGCAAATACCCACTGGAGATCAAAAGGCAAGCGGCACACGCCATCGACTGTGAGAACGAGGAGAACGACAGGCTGCCTCCGCCCCTGCAACCTCAAGTGTTCACCACCTAG
- the rabgef1 gene encoding rab5 GDP/GTP exchange factor isoform X2 gives MSQRSERRGIHVDQSELLCKKGCGYYGNAAWQGLCSKCWREEYQRARQKQIQEDWELAEKLQREEDAAYASSHVPPSQSSLTPFSKFEEKKTNEKTRKVTTVKKFFSPSSRSNTKKESHEAKSHSPSFARRSSVETDQVSREFVDFLRSLKPGREIHKQSRAFVESMGNKKDLGADELSECVQDFYQNMSDRLLTHFKGSSEKVERVMDQVEKYIMTRLYKSMFCPETTDDEKKDLSTQHRIRALHWVTIQMLCVPVDEEIPEAADSVVKAITDIIEMDSKRVPRDKLACITSCSKHIFNAIMVTKKEPASADDFLPTLIYIVLKANPPRLQSNIQYITRFCNPSRLMSGEDGYYFTNLCCAVAFIEKLDAHSLNLSVEDFERYMCGGSGSGDESPCRRSEPPSQWLLEPLSALQDRQQRVLEEAQDLQIEIQRWQESVSREVQDIISKYPLEIKRQAAHAIDCENEENDRLPPPLQPQVFTT, from the exons ATGAGTCAGAGATCTGAAAGGCGAGGGATCCATGTGGATcagtcagagctgctgtgtAAGAAAGGCTGTGGTTATTATGGAAACGCGGCATGGCAGGGGCTGTGCTCGAAGTGCTGGAGGGAGGAGTACCAGCGTGCACGACAGAAACAGATCCAGGAGGACTGGGAACTGGCTGAGAA gTTACAGAGGGAAGAGGACGCAGCTTACGCCAGCAGTCACGTCCCTCCGTCTCAGTCCTCTCTCACGCCCTTCTCCAAGTTCGAGGAGAAAAAGACCAACGAGAAAACACGCAAAGTGACGACGGTGAAGAAGTTCTTCAGTCCATCTTCACGGAGCAACACGAAGAAAG AGAGTCATGAAGCGAAATCTCACAGCCCTTCGTTTGCTCGTCGGTCAAGTGTGGAGACGGATCAGGTATCCAGGGAGTTTGTGGATTTCCTGAGGAGTCTGAAACCAGGAAGAGAAATTCACAAACAGAGCCGAGCCTTTGTGGAGAGCATGGGGAATAAAAag gaccTCGGTGCTGATGAGCTCTCAGAGTGTGTGCAGGATTTCTACCAGAACATGTCTGATCGTCTCCTCACTCACTTCAAAG gttcCTCTGAGAAGGTGGAGCGAGTGATGGACCAGGTGGAGAAGTACATCATGACTCGTCTCTATAAGAGTATGTTCTGTCCTGAGACCACTGATGACGAGAAGAAAGATCTGAGTACGCAGCACCGAATCCG GGCATTACATTGGGTGACCATCCAGATGTTATGTGTTCCTGTGGATGAAGAAATTCCAGAAGCAGCTGATAGTGTAGTGAAGGCCATtacag ATATAATCGAGATGGACTCTAAGCGTGTGCCCAGAGATAAACTGGCCTGCATCACCAGCTGCAGCAAACACATCTTCAACGCCATCATGGTGACCAAGAAGGAGCCGGCATCAGCCGACGATTTCCTCCCCACCCTGATCTACATCGTGCTGAAGGCCAACCCTCCACGCCTTCAGtccaacatccagtacatcacTCGCTTCTGCAACCCCAGCCGACTGATGAGCGGAGAGGACGGCTACTACTTCACCAACCTG TGCTGTGCGGTGGCGTTTATCGAGAAGCTGGACGCTCACTCCCTCAACCTGAGCGTGGAGGATTTTGAGCGCTACATGTGCGGCGGTAGCGGTTCCGGTGACGAATCCCCATGCAGGAGATCCGAACCCCCATCCCAGTGGCTGCTCGAGCCTCTCTCGGCTCTCCAGGACCGTCAGCAGCGGGTTCTGGAGGAGGCGCAGGATCTGCAGATCGAGATCCAGCGCTGGCAGGAGAGTGTGAGTCGCGAGGTGCAGGACATCATCAGCAAATACCCACTGGAGATCAAAAGGCAAGCGGCACACGCCATCGACTGTGAGAACGAGGAGAACGACAGGCTGCCTCCGCCCCTGCAACCTCAAGTGTTCACCACCTAG